A genomic region of Pseudomonas migulae contains the following coding sequences:
- a CDS encoding DUF2058 domain-containing protein, with protein sequence MSISLRDQLLKAGLVNQKQAKQVGKEKQKQQRLVHKGQIELDDSQQRAAQEAMAEKVKRDQELNRQQQEKAEAKARAAQVKQLIEASRLPKLTTEDYYNFVDDKKVKRLSVNTLMRNKLSNGSLAIVHHAGGYEVIPREAALKIQERDPQRIVQLNVQTEEAAAEDDPYAAYQIPDDLMW encoded by the coding sequence ATGAGCATTTCCCTTCGCGACCAGTTGCTAAAGGCAGGGCTGGTCAACCAAAAGCAGGCCAAACAGGTCGGCAAAGAGAAGCAGAAACAACAGCGCCTGGTCCATAAAGGCCAGATCGAACTCGATGATTCCCAGCAGCGTGCGGCCCAGGAAGCCATGGCTGAAAAGGTCAAGCGCGACCAGGAGCTGAACCGCCAGCAGCAGGAGAAGGCCGAGGCCAAGGCCCGCGCCGCGCAGGTCAAGCAATTGATCGAAGCCTCGCGCTTGCCGAAGCTGACCACCGAGGACTACTACAACTTCGTCGACGACAAGAAGGTCAAGCGCCTTTCCGTCAACACCTTGATGCGCAACAAGCTCAGCAATGGATCGCTGGCGATCGTGCACCATGCCGGCGGTTACGAAGTGATCCCCCGTGAAGCGGCCCTGAAGATCCAGGAGCGCGATCCACAGCGCATCGTGCAGCTGAACGTGCAGACCGAAGAAGCCGCCGCCGAGGACGATCCGTACGCGGCCTATCAGATCCCTGATGATCTGATGTGGTAA
- the mazG gene encoding nucleoside triphosphate pyrophosphohydrolase translates to MYSLEDLLHLMNRLRDPQFGCPWDIKQTYATIVPHTLEEAYEVADAIERGDFDHLQGELGDLLFQVVYYSQLAREEGRFEFAGVIDSITRKLIRRHPHVFPTGDLYAPLDVPHLSEEQVKQRWEEIKAEERAEKSAAPEQLSLLDDVPAALPALSRSAKLQKRAGQVGFDWPDALPVLDKVREELDEVLEAMADNDSAAIADEVGDLLFSVVNLARHLKVDPETALRGANSKFERRFRFIEQALRDTHRPIEDCTLEELDALWGEAKRQEKNLPSCG, encoded by the coding sequence ATGTACAGCCTTGAAGATTTGCTGCACCTGATGAACCGCCTGCGCGACCCGCAGTTCGGTTGCCCATGGGACATCAAGCAAACCTACGCCACTATCGTCCCGCATACCCTCGAGGAAGCCTACGAAGTCGCTGACGCCATCGAGCGCGGTGACTTCGATCACTTGCAGGGTGAGCTGGGCGATTTGCTGTTCCAGGTGGTTTATTACAGCCAACTGGCCCGGGAAGAAGGGCGCTTCGAATTCGCCGGTGTCATCGACAGCATCACCCGCAAGTTGATCCGCCGTCATCCTCACGTGTTTCCCACAGGCGATCTGTACGCGCCGCTGGATGTTCCGCATCTGAGTGAGGAACAAGTCAAGCAGCGTTGGGAAGAGATCAAGGCCGAAGAACGCGCCGAGAAGTCTGCGGCGCCGGAACAATTGTCCTTGCTCGATGATGTGCCCGCCGCGCTGCCGGCGTTATCCCGCTCGGCCAAGTTGCAGAAGCGCGCAGGGCAGGTCGGTTTCGACTGGCCGGACGCCTTGCCGGTGCTGGACAAGGTTCGTGAAGAACTCGATGAAGTGCTCGAAGCCATGGCCGACAATGACTCGGCAGCGATTGCCGATGAGGTCGGCGACTTGCTGTTTTCCGTGGTCAATCTGGCGCGTCATCTCAAGGTCGATCCGGAAACCGCCTTGCGCGGTGCCAACAGCAAATTCGAAAGACGCTTCCGTTTTATCGAACAGGCATTGCGCGATACCCACCGTCCCATAGAAGATTGCACCCTCGAAGAGTTGGACGCCCTGTGGGGCGAAGCCAAACGTCAGGAAAAGAATTTGCCCAGCTGCGGTTGA
- the relA gene encoding GTP diphosphokinase gives MVQVRAHQPINTDGSINLEAWLDHAVSVDLALDREALKDACEFARTAEQQANAAKNLWSEGTSSFRTGLEIAEILADLKLDQDSLVAAVLYRGVREGQIELPEVSQRFGPVVAKLIDGVLRMAAISASLSPRQSLVLGTQGQVENLRKMLVAMVDDVRVALIKLAERTCAIRAVKTADDEKRNRVAREVFDIYAPLAHRLGIGHIKWELEDLSFRYLEPDQYKQIAKLLHERRLDRERFIADVMNQLKVELQATGVEADISGRAKHIYSIWRKMQRKGLEFSQIYDVRAVRVLVPEMRDCYTALGIVHTLWRHIPKEFDDYIANPKENGYRSLHTAVIGPEGKVLEVQIRTHAMHEEAELGVCAHWKYKGTDVKSGSNHYEEKISWLRQVLEWHEELGDIGGLAEQLRVDIEPDRVYIFTPDGHAIDLPKGATPLDFAYRVHTEIGHNCRGAKINGRIVPLNYSLQTGEQVEIITSKHGTPSRDWLNSNLGYVTTSRARAKIVHWFKLQARDQNVAAGKTLLERELTRLGLPAVDFDKLAEKANMKTAEDMFAALGAGDLRLAQLVNLAQQLVEPERGNEQLELIPRKATGYKPGKRGDIQIQGVGNLMTQMAGCCQPLPGDAIVGYITQGRGVSIHRQDCASVLQLGGREPERIIQVSWGPVPVLTYPVDIIIRAYDRSGLLRDVSQVLLNERINVLAVNTRSNKEDNTALMSLTIEIPGLDALGRLLGRISQLPNIIETRRNRTP, from the coding sequence ATGGTACAGGTGAGAGCACACCAGCCGATCAACACGGACGGCAGCATCAACCTCGAGGCTTGGCTCGATCATGCGGTCAGTGTCGATCTGGCACTGGATCGCGAAGCCTTGAAGGACGCGTGCGAGTTCGCTCGCACCGCCGAACAACAAGCCAATGCGGCGAAGAATCTATGGTCCGAAGGGACCTCGAGTTTCCGCACGGGCCTTGAGATCGCCGAGATTCTCGCCGACCTCAAACTCGATCAGGATTCGTTGGTCGCCGCGGTCCTGTACCGCGGCGTGCGTGAAGGCCAGATCGAACTGCCGGAGGTGAGCCAGCGTTTCGGTCCGGTGGTCGCCAAACTCATCGACGGCGTGTTGCGCATGGCGGCGATCAGCGCCAGCCTGAGCCCGCGTCAATCATTGGTGCTGGGCACTCAGGGCCAGGTGGAAAACCTGCGCAAGATGCTCGTGGCCATGGTCGACGACGTGCGCGTCGCGCTGATCAAACTGGCCGAGCGCACCTGCGCGATCCGTGCGGTCAAAACGGCAGACGACGAGAAGCGCAACCGCGTTGCCCGTGAAGTTTTCGACATCTACGCGCCGCTGGCCCACCGTCTCGGTATCGGTCACATCAAGTGGGAACTGGAGGACTTGTCCTTCCGTTACCTCGAGCCCGATCAGTACAAGCAGATCGCCAAGTTGCTTCACGAGCGGCGTCTGGATCGCGAGCGCTTCATCGCCGATGTGATGAACCAGCTGAAAGTCGAATTGCAGGCCACCGGCGTCGAGGCCGACATCAGCGGGCGGGCCAAACACATCTATTCGATCTGGCGCAAAATGCAGCGCAAGGGTCTGGAGTTCAGCCAGATCTACGACGTGCGCGCCGTGCGCGTGCTGGTGCCGGAAATGCGCGACTGCTACACCGCGCTCGGCATCGTCCACACCTTGTGGCGGCACATCCCGAAAGAATTCGACGACTACATCGCCAACCCGAAAGAGAACGGCTACCGCTCGCTGCACACCGCGGTGATCGGGCCTGAGGGCAAGGTGCTGGAAGTGCAGATCCGCACCCACGCCATGCACGAAGAAGCCGAGCTGGGCGTTTGCGCGCACTGGAAGTACAAGGGCACCGACGTCAAATCCGGTTCCAACCACTACGAAGAGAAAATCTCCTGGCTGCGTCAGGTGCTCGAGTGGCACGAAGAGCTGGGCGACATTGGTGGCCTGGCGGAACAGTTGCGGGTCGATATCGAACCGGACCGGGTGTACATCTTCACCCCGGACGGCCACGCCATCGATTTGCCGAAAGGCGCGACGCCGCTGGACTTCGCCTACCGCGTGCACACCGAAATCGGTCACAACTGCCGTGGCGCGAAGATCAACGGGCGCATCGTACCGCTCAACTACAGCCTGCAAACCGGTGAACAGGTCGAGATCATCACCAGCAAGCACGGCACGCCAAGCCGGGACTGGCTGAACTCGAACCTGGGTTACGTCACCACCTCGCGGGCGCGGGCGAAAATTGTTCACTGGTTCAAATTGCAGGCACGTGACCAGAACGTCGCGGCAGGTAAAACCCTGCTCGAACGCGAACTCACGCGCCTCGGCCTGCCGGCGGTGGACTTCGACAAGCTGGCCGAAAAAGCCAACATGAAGACGGCCGAGGACATGTTTGCCGCCCTCGGTGCTGGCGACTTGCGCCTGGCGCAGCTGGTCAATCTGGCGCAGCAACTGGTCGAGCCGGAACGCGGCAACGAACAGCTGGAGCTGATCCCGCGCAAGGCCACCGGCTACAAGCCGGGCAAGCGTGGCGACATTCAGATTCAGGGCGTCGGCAACCTCATGACCCAGATGGCCGGCTGCTGCCAGCCGTTGCCGGGCGATGCGATCGTCGGTTACATCACCCAGGGCCGTGGCGTGAGCATTCACCGTCAGGACTGTGCCTCGGTGCTGCAACTGGGCGGGCGCGAGCCGGAGCGGATCATCCAGGTCAGCTGGGGCCCGGTGCCGGTGCTCACCTACCCGGTGGACATCATCATTCGCGCCTACGACCGTTCCGGTTTGCTGCGTGACGTCTCGCAAGTGCTGCTCAACGAACGGATCAACGTGCTGGCGGTCAACACCCGCTCGAACAAGGAGGACAACACCGCGTTGATGTCCCTGACCATCGAGATTCCGGGGCTGGATGCGCTTGGGCGGTTGCTGGGGCGGATTTCCCAGCTGCCGAACATCATCGAAACCCGGCGTAACCGTACACCGTGA
- the rlmD gene encoding 23S rRNA (uracil(1939)-C(5))-methyltransferase RlmD, whose amino-acid sequence MAKHERGLRFQPTGGSKAPQIPTGKKQRLTIERLANDGRGIAFFEGRTWFVLGALAGEEIEARVLGAHGKVVEARTERVFQASELRRPAPCPHAGRCGGCSVQHLPHTEQLALKQRMLAEQLSKVAGVEPEEWAAPLSGPEFGYRRRARVAVRWDMKAKKLEVGFRAAGSQDIVAINECPVLVQPLQPIMTRLPEMLRRLSKPQALGHVELFSGSSLAVLLRHMAPLTDADMTILKDFCAFHEAQLWLHGEGGPQPVEADQSLGYRLEQWDLNLAYRPGDFIQVNAAVNEAMVAQALDWLKPTADERVLDLFCGLGNFALPLAKAVREVVAVEGVQAMVERAAANAASNNLHNAAFFQADLSQPLTDAEWAREGFCAVLLDPPRDGAFEVVRKLKALGAERLVYVSCNPATLARDTVELIKQGYRLKRAGILDMFPQTAHVEAMALFEAS is encoded by the coding sequence ATGGCCAAGCACGAGAGAGGCCTGCGCTTCCAACCCACGGGTGGCAGCAAGGCCCCGCAAATCCCGACCGGCAAAAAGCAGCGCTTGACCATCGAGCGCCTTGCCAATGACGGTCGCGGCATCGCGTTTTTCGAAGGTCGTACCTGGTTCGTCCTCGGCGCACTGGCCGGTGAAGAAATCGAGGCGCGCGTCTTGGGTGCCCACGGCAAAGTGGTCGAGGCACGCACCGAGCGTGTGTTCCAGGCCAGCGAATTGCGTCGCCCGGCGCCGTGCCCGCATGCGGGTCGTTGTGGTGGCTGCAGTGTTCAGCATCTGCCTCACACCGAACAACTCGCCCTGAAACAGCGCATGCTCGCCGAGCAATTGTCCAAGGTCGCCGGTGTCGAACCCGAAGAATGGGCCGCGCCATTGAGCGGTCCGGAATTCGGTTACCGCCGTCGCGCCCGTGTAGCGGTGCGCTGGGACATGAAAGCTAAAAAGCTCGAAGTCGGATTCCGTGCGGCGGGCAGTCAGGACATCGTTGCAATCAACGAATGCCCGGTGCTGGTACAGCCCTTGCAACCCATCATGACCCGCTTGCCGGAGATGTTGCGGCGCTTGAGCAAACCTCAGGCGCTGGGGCATGTGGAATTGTTCAGTGGTTCGTCGTTGGCGGTGTTGCTGCGGCACATGGCGCCGTTGACCGACGCCGATATGACGATCCTCAAGGATTTCTGCGCGTTCCATGAAGCTCAGCTGTGGCTGCATGGCGAGGGCGGCCCGCAACCGGTCGAGGCCGATCAGTCGTTGGGCTATCGCCTTGAACAGTGGGATTTGAACCTGGCGTACCGGCCGGGCGATTTCATTCAGGTCAACGCGGCGGTCAACGAAGCCATGGTCGCCCAGGCGCTGGACTGGCTGAAGCCGACAGCGGATGAACGCGTTCTCGATCTATTCTGTGGTTTGGGTAACTTTGCCTTGCCGCTGGCCAAAGCCGTTCGCGAAGTGGTGGCGGTCGAAGGTGTGCAGGCGATGGTCGAGCGGGCAGCCGCGAACGCCGCTAGCAACAATCTGCATAATGCGGCGTTTTTTCAGGCCGATTTATCCCAGCCTTTGACCGATGCCGAATGGGCGCGCGAAGGCTTTTGTGCGGTACTCTTGGACCCACCGCGTGACGGTGCTTTCGAGGTGGTGCGCAAGCTCAAGGCCCTGGGCGCCGAACGATTGGTGTATGTGTCGTGCAACCCTGCAACTCTGGCGCGCGACACGGTCGAATTGATCAAGCAGGGCTACCGGTTAAAACGTGCCGGGATTCTCGATATGTTTCCTCAGACGGCACATGTCGAGGCCATGGCGTTATTTGAAGCGAGCTAG
- the cysM gene encoding cysteine synthase CysM, producing the protein MTLQYPTIADCVGNTPLVRLQRLPGATSNTLLLKLEGNNPAGSVKDRPALSMITRAELRGQIHAGDTLIEATSGNTGIALAMAAAIKGYKMILIMPDNSSAERKAAMTAYGAELILVTQEEGMEGARDLAQRMEAEGRGKVLDQFANGDNPEAHYTTTGPEIWRQTEGTITHFVSSMGTTGTIMGVSRYLKEQSENVQIIGLQPMEGSAIPGIRRWPQEYLPKIYQADRVDRIVDMAQSEAEDVTRRLAREEGIFCGVSSGGAVAAMLRLSKEVENAVIVAIICDRGDRYLSTGIFDAPN; encoded by the coding sequence ATGACCTTGCAGTACCCAACCATCGCCGATTGCGTCGGCAACACTCCGCTGGTCCGTTTGCAGCGCCTGCCCGGCGCCACCAGCAACACCCTTTTGCTCAAGCTCGAAGGGAACAACCCGGCGGGTTCGGTCAAGGACCGTCCGGCGCTGTCGATGATTACCCGCGCCGAGTTGCGTGGGCAGATCCACGCCGGCGATACGCTGATCGAAGCGACCTCGGGCAACACCGGGATCGCCCTGGCCATGGCCGCTGCGATCAAGGGTTACAAGATGATCCTGATCATGCCGGACAACTCCAGCGCCGAACGTAAAGCCGCGATGACGGCTTATGGTGCCGAGCTGATCCTGGTCACCCAGGAAGAAGGCATGGAAGGCGCGCGCGACCTCGCTCAGCGAATGGAAGCCGAAGGCCGTGGCAAGGTGCTGGACCAGTTCGCCAACGGGGATAACCCGGAAGCGCACTACACCACCACCGGCCCGGAAATCTGGCGCCAGACCGAGGGCACCATCACTCACTTCGTCAGTTCGATGGGCACCACCGGTACCATCATGGGCGTGTCGCGCTACTTGAAAGAGCAGAGTGAGAACGTGCAGATCATCGGCCTGCAACCGATGGAAGGCTCGGCGATTCCGGGCATCCGTCGCTGGCCGCAGGAATACCTGCCGAAGATTTACCAGGCCGATCGCGTGGACCGCATCGTCGACATGGCGCAAAGCGAAGCCGAGGACGTGACCCGTCGTCTGGCTCGCGAAGAAGGCATCTTCTGCGGCGTGTCCTCGGGCGGTGCCGTCGCGGCCATGCTGCGTCTGTCCAAAGAAGTTGAAAACGCGGTGATCGTCGCGATCATCTGCGACCGTGGCGACCGTTACTTGTCGACCGGCATTTTCGACGCGCCCAACTGA
- a CDS encoding sensor histidine kinase, whose amino-acid sequence MKWSDLPGRHSLFWKLACLLVAFCLLMIWLSWSWGRYMEERNQFLSDEARATLTRYAAEAEQAWQQGQSAGVDAWLQEMRQREAGWAGVIGGDLQSLSSQPLTDPEIQHLTFLRGLDWPIHKKRLPWLRVPFPGDSSAGSLVIELPQRFMPGRYRVFWRVITNGVIPGLFTLLLCVGLYRLLVVPLNQLREQANAWRADQLGVRLSHSTTNRSDELGELGRAFDHMSERLQSTVALQQQLLRDLSHELRTPLSRLRVASEGEQSLSQLRERIGREVDGMQRLVEDTLQLAWLDTERSPLPDEAIQIQALWEMLTENACYESCCPVGQLQCAVDASCWVRGNLNTLAQALENILRNAIRHSPKGGVVRLDGRRDGDYWHLWLEDEGGGVAEEDLERIFSPFTRLDGSRPGNGGFGLGLSIARNAVQRQGGRLWAENSGAGLRLNIRLLADEGVVSDDAIAGKPAPTVDVCRPQIV is encoded by the coding sequence ATGAAATGGTCTGACCTGCCGGGCCGGCATTCGCTGTTCTGGAAGCTCGCCTGTCTGCTGGTGGCGTTCTGTCTGCTGATGATCTGGCTGAGCTGGTCCTGGGGCCGCTACATGGAAGAGCGCAACCAGTTTCTGTCGGACGAGGCCCGAGCCACTCTGACGCGCTATGCCGCCGAAGCCGAGCAGGCGTGGCAGCAGGGACAGAGTGCCGGTGTCGATGCCTGGCTACAGGAAATGCGCCAGCGTGAAGCGGGTTGGGCGGGCGTCATCGGTGGTGATTTACAGTCATTGAGCAGCCAGCCACTGACGGACCCGGAAATCCAGCACCTCACATTCCTGCGCGGCCTCGATTGGCCGATTCACAAGAAACGCCTGCCATGGTTGCGCGTGCCGTTTCCCGGCGACTCGTCTGCCGGCAGTCTGGTGATCGAACTGCCCCAGCGTTTCATGCCCGGGCGATACCGAGTGTTCTGGCGCGTGATCACCAACGGTGTGATCCCCGGACTGTTTACCTTGCTGTTGTGTGTCGGGTTGTATCGATTGCTGGTGGTTCCCCTCAATCAACTGCGCGAGCAGGCCAATGCCTGGCGTGCCGATCAGTTGGGCGTGCGGCTGTCACATAGCACCACCAATCGTTCAGATGAACTGGGTGAGCTGGGCCGCGCGTTCGATCACATGTCCGAACGCCTGCAAAGCACGGTGGCCCTGCAACAACAGCTGCTGCGCGACCTGTCCCATGAATTGCGCACGCCGTTGAGTCGTCTGCGGGTGGCCAGCGAGGGCGAGCAAAGCCTGTCACAACTGCGCGAACGCATTGGCCGCGAAGTCGATGGCATGCAGCGCCTGGTCGAGGACACGCTGCAACTGGCCTGGCTTGATACCGAGCGCTCGCCGTTACCGGACGAAGCGATCCAGATTCAGGCGCTGTGGGAAATGCTCACTGAGAACGCCTGTTATGAAAGCTGCTGCCCGGTGGGCCAGTTGCAATGTGCGGTGGATGCCTCCTGCTGGGTGCGCGGCAATCTCAATACCCTTGCGCAAGCCCTTGAAAACATCCTGCGCAATGCCATTCGTCATTCACCGAAGGGCGGCGTTGTGCGCCTGGATGGGCGACGCGATGGTGATTACTGGCACTTGTGGCTCGAGGATGAGGGGGGCGGTGTGGCGGAAGAGGATCTGGAGCGGATCTTCTCGCCTTTCACTCGGCTCGACGGGTCGCGGCCCGGTAATGGTGGGTTCGGTTTGGGGTTGAGCATCGCGCGCAATGCGGTGCAGCGGCAGGGCGGGCGGCTTTGGGCGGAGAACAGCGGGGCGGGGTTGCGGCTGAATATTCGGCTATTGGCCGATGAGGGCGTTGTCAGTGATGACGCCATCGCGGGCAAGCCCGCTCCCACAGTGGATGTGTGTCGGCCACAAATTGTTTGA
- a CDS encoding response regulator transcription factor: MTPISVGHPRILSIEDDLVLGAYVHEQLGRSGFQVTWCQNGQEGLAIAREQNFDVVLMDILLPGMNGLNVLTQLRQNHSTPVVLMSALGAEADRISGFRLGADDYLPKPFSMAELRVRIEAILRRVALDRRPAVEPVALAVDSLHFDDERFEVFFGEHAAGLTRSEYRLLDTLNRNGDEVLSKAFLYQHVLQRGYAAHDRSLDMHISQIRRKLKAIGYTEREVRTVWGKGYVLSAADEMV; this comes from the coding sequence ATGACTCCCATTTCTGTCGGCCATCCCCGCATTCTTTCCATCGAAGACGACCTGGTGCTCGGTGCCTATGTTCATGAGCAATTGGGCCGCAGCGGTTTTCAGGTGACCTGGTGCCAGAACGGTCAAGAGGGCCTGGCGATTGCCCGCGAACAAAACTTCGATGTGGTGCTGATGGACATCCTGCTCCCGGGCATGAACGGTCTGAACGTGCTGACCCAATTGCGCCAGAACCATTCCACACCCGTGGTGCTGATGTCGGCGCTGGGGGCCGAGGCGGATCGCATCAGCGGCTTCCGCCTCGGCGCCGATGACTACTTGCCCAAGCCCTTCAGCATGGCCGAATTGCGCGTGCGCATCGAAGCGATCCTGCGGCGCGTTGCGCTGGATCGTCGGCCGGCAGTCGAGCCGGTTGCCCTGGCGGTGGACAGTCTGCATTTCGACGATGAACGTTTCGAGGTGTTCTTTGGCGAGCACGCCGCCGGCTTGACCCGCAGCGAGTACCGCTTGCTGGACACGCTCAACCGCAACGGCGATGAAGTGTTGAGCAAGGCCTTCCTTTATCAGCACGTGCTGCAACGGGGTTACGCGGCCCACGACCGCAGCCTCGACATGCACATCAGCCAGATCCGCAGAAAGCTCAAGGCCATCGGCTACACCGAGCGGGAAGTGCGCACGGTCTGGGGCAAGGGTTATGTCTTGAGTGCCGCCGATGAAATGGTCTGA
- a CDS encoding response regulator, producing MLKKLGIKGRVLLLTLLPTSLMALVLGGYFTWMQQSDLQTQLMQRGEMIAEQLAPLVAPAMGHKDTELLERIATQSLETADVRAVTFLAPDRTLLAHAGPTMLNQAPLGNGSQMLRRSGNDATRYLLPVFGKHRNLAGDLIPEESDRLLGWVELELSHNGMLLRGYRSLFASLLLIGAGLAGAALLALRMGRTINRPLSQIKQAVAQLKDGHLETRLPPLGSQELDELASGINRMAGTLQNAQEELQHSIDQATEDVRQNLETIEIQNIELDLARKEALEASRIKSEFLANMSHEIRTPLNGILGFTHLLQKSELTPRQLDYLGTIEKSADSLLGIINEILDFSKIEAGKLVLDHIPFNLRDLLQDTLTILAPAAHAKQLELVSLVYRDTPLSLVGDPLRLKQILTNLVSNAIKFTREGTIVARAMLEEEHEDSVQLRISIQDTGIGLSNEDVRALFQAFSQADNSLSRQPGGTGLGLVISKRLIEQMGGEIGVDSTPGEGSEFWISLSLPKTRDDAEDLPGPPLLGRRVAVLENHELARQALQHQLEDCGLEVTPFNTLESLTNGVTGAHQTDQAIDLAVLGITSNDMPPERLNQHIWDLEHLGCKVLVLCPTTEQTLFHLSVPNPHSQLQAKPACTRKLRRALSDLVNPRQQRSDPGEPVSSRAPKVLCVDDNPANLLLVQTLLEDLGAKVLAVESGYAAVKAVQSETFDLVLMDVQMPGMDGRQSTETIRQWESERHCTPLPIVALTAHAMANEKRALLQSGMDDYLTKPISERQLAQVVLKWTGLALRNQGPERSSDSHGGSHELQVLDHEEGLRLAAGKADLAADMLAMLLASLEADREAIRVARETNDHNALIERVHRLHGATRYCGVPQLRAACQRSETLLKQQDPKAPGALEDLDRAINRLAAHARINA from the coding sequence GTGCTCAAGAAACTGGGAATTAAAGGCCGCGTGCTGTTGCTGACCTTGCTTCCGACCAGCCTGATGGCGCTGGTGCTGGGCGGCTATTTTACCTGGATGCAGCAATCCGACCTGCAGACCCAACTCATGCAGCGCGGCGAAATGATCGCCGAACAGCTCGCGCCCCTCGTGGCCCCAGCCATGGGTCACAAGGACACCGAACTGCTGGAACGCATCGCCACCCAATCCCTGGAAACCGCCGACGTGCGCGCGGTGACCTTTCTCGCCCCGGACCGTACGCTGCTCGCCCATGCCGGCCCGACCATGCTCAATCAGGCACCCTTGGGCAACGGCTCGCAGATGTTGCGCCGCAGTGGCAACGATGCGACGCGCTACCTGCTGCCGGTGTTCGGCAAGCACCGCAATCTGGCCGGCGACCTGATTCCTGAAGAATCCGACCGCCTGCTCGGCTGGGTCGAACTCGAACTGTCCCACAACGGCATGCTGCTGCGCGGTTATCGCAGCCTGTTCGCCAGCCTGTTGTTGATCGGCGCGGGGCTCGCCGGCGCAGCGCTGCTGGCGTTGCGCATGGGCCGGACCATCAACCGGCCGCTGAGCCAGATCAAGCAAGCGGTGGCGCAACTCAAGGACGGTCATCTGGAAACCCGCCTGCCGCCGCTCGGCAGTCAGGAGCTGGATGAACTGGCGTCCGGCATCAACCGCATGGCCGGCACCCTGCAAAACGCCCAGGAAGAATTGCAGCACAGCATCGATCAGGCCACCGAAGACGTGCGCCAGAACCTGGAAACCATCGAAATCCAGAACATCGAGCTGGACCTGGCGCGGAAAGAGGCCCTGGAAGCGAGCCGGATCAAATCCGAATTCCTCGCCAACATGAGCCATGAAATCCGCACACCGCTCAACGGTATTCTCGGCTTCACTCATTTGCTGCAAAAAAGCGAACTGACCCCGCGCCAGCTCGATTATCTGGGCACCATCGAGAAATCCGCCGACAGCCTGCTGGGGATCATCAACGAGATCCTCGACTTCTCGAAAATCGAGGCCGGCAAGCTGGTACTCGACCATATTCCGTTCAACCTGCGCGATTTGCTCCAGGACACCCTGACCATCCTCGCCCCGGCCGCACACGCCAAACAGCTGGAGCTGGTGAGCCTGGTGTATCGCGACACGCCGCTGTCGCTGGTCGGCGATCCGCTGCGACTCAAGCAGATCCTCACCAACCTGGTGAGCAACGCGATCAAGTTCACCCGCGAAGGCACGATCGTCGCCCGCGCCATGCTCGAAGAAGAACACGAAGACAGCGTGCAACTGCGCATCAGCATTCAGGACACCGGCATCGGCCTGTCGAACGAGGACGTGCGGGCGCTGTTCCAGGCTTTCAGCCAGGCCGACAACTCACTGTCCCGGCAGCCTGGCGGCACCGGTTTGGGGTTGGTGATTTCCAAGCGTTTGATCGAACAGATGGGCGGCGAGATCGGCGTCGACAGCACGCCGGGCGAAGGCTCGGAATTCTGGATCAGCCTGAGCCTGCCCAAAACCCGTGACGATGCCGAAGACCTGCCCGGTCCGCCGCTGCTCGGGCGGCGCGTCGCCGTGCTGGAGAACCACGAACTGGCCCGTCAGGCGTTGCAGCATCAGCTGGAAGACTGCGGCCTGGAAGTCACGCCGTTCAATACCTTGGAAAGCCTGACCAATGGCGTGACCGGCGCGCACCAGACCGATCAGGCCATCGATCTCGCCGTGCTCGGCATCACCAGCAATGACATGCCGCCAGAACGCCTGAACCAGCACATCTGGGACCTCGAACACCTCGGCTGCAAAGTGCTGGTGCTGTGCCCGACCACCGAGCAGACGCTGTTTCACCTGTCAGTGCCCAACCCCCACAGTCAGCTCCAGGCCAAACCGGCCTGCACCCGCAAGCTGCGCCGGGCCTTGTCCGATCTGGTCAATCCGCGCCAGCAACGCAGCGACCCCGGCGAACCGGTGTCGAGCCGTGCGCCGAAGGTACTGTGTGTCGATGACAACCCGGCCAATCTGCTGCTGGTGCAAACCCTGCTTGAAGACCTCGGCGCCAAAGTGCTCGCGGTGGAAAGCGGTTACGCCGCGGTCAAGGCAGTGCAGAGCGAGACCTTCGACCTGGTGTTGATGGACGTGCAGATGCCCGGCATGGACGGGCGCCAGAGCACCGAAACCATCCGCCAGTGGGAAAGCGAACGGCATTGCACCCCGCTGCCGATCGTGGCCCTCACCGCCCACGCCATGGCCAACGAAAAACGCGCGCTGCTGCAAAGCGGCATGGACGATTACCTGACCAAGCCGATCAGCGAACGGCAACTGGCGCAGGTGGTGCTGAAGTGGACCGGCCTGGCGCTGCGCAATCAGGGGCCGGAGCGTTCCAGCGACAGCCATGGCGGCAGCCACGAGTTGCAGGTGCTGGATCACGAGGAAGGGTTGCGCCTGGCGGCCGGCAAGGCGGATCTGGCGGCGGACATGCTGGCGATGTTGCTGGCCTCCCTGGAAGCCGACCGCGAAGCCATCCGCGTGGCCCGGGAAACCAACGACCACAATGCCTTGATCGAACGGGTGCATCGCCTGCATGGCGCGACCCGTTATTGCGGCGTGCCGCAACTGCGCGCGGCCTGCCAGCGCAGCGAAACCCTGCTCAAGCAACAAGACCCGAAAGCGCCCGGCGCACTGGAAGACCTCGATCGCGCCATCAATCGCCTGGCGGCCCATGCCCGGATAAATGCTTGA